In the Camelus bactrianus isolate YW-2024 breed Bactrian camel chromosome 17, ASM4877302v1, whole genome shotgun sequence genome, one interval contains:
- the MCM2 gene encoding DNA replication licensing factor MCM2, whose protein sequence is MAESSESFTVASSPALRRRGNDPLTSSPGRSSRRADALTSSPGRDLPPFEDESEGLLGTEGPLEEEEEDGEELFGDGMERDYRARPELDFYEPEGLAPDDEDVEELTASQREAAERVMRQRDREAGRGLGRMRPGLLYDSDEEDEERPSRKRRQVERATEDGDEDEEMIESIENLEDLKGHSVREWVSLAGPRLEIHHRFKNFLRTHVDGHGHNVFKERISDMCKENRESLVVNYEDLAAREHVLAYFLPEAPAELLQIFDEAALEVVLAMYPKYDRIASHIHVRISHLPLVEELRSLRQLHLNQLIRTSGVVTSCTGVLPQLSMVKYSCSKCSFVLGPFCQSQSQEVKPGSCPECQSTGPFEVNMEETIYQNYQRIRIQESPGKVAAGRLPRSKDAILLADLVDSCKPGDEIELTGIYHNNYDGALNTANGFPVFATVILANHVAKKDNKVAVGELTDEDVKMITSLSKDQQIGEKIFASIAPSIYGHEDIKRGLALALFGGEPKNPGGKHKVRGDINVLLCGDPGTAKSQFLKYIEKVSSRAIFTTGQGASAVGLTAYVQRHPVSREWTLEAGALVLADRGVCLIDEFDKMNDQDRTSIHEAMEQQSISISKAGIVTSLQARCTVIAAANPIGGRYDPSLTFSENVDLTEPIVSRFDILCVVRDTVDPVQDEMLARFVVGSHVRHHPSNKEDGQGSAPEPAMPNTYGVEPLPQEVLKKYITYAKEKVRPKLNQMDQDKVAKMYSDLRKESMATGSIPITVRHIESMIRMAEAHARMHLRDYVLEDDVNMAIRVMLESFIDTQKFSVMRSMRKTFARYLSFRRDNNELLLFILKQLVAEQVTYQRNRFGAQQDTIEVPEKDLVDKARQINVHNLSAFYDSELFRMNRFSHDLKRKVILQQF, encoded by the exons ATGGCG GAATCATCTGAGTCCTTCACAGTGGCGTCCAGCCCCGCCCTGCGCCGTCGAGGCAACGACCCTCTCACCTCCAGTCCTGGGCGAAGCTCCCGGCGTGCGGATGCCCTGACCTCCAGCCCTGGCCGAGACCTTCCTCCCTTTGAGGATGAGTCGGAGGGGCTGTTGGGCACAGAGGggcccctggaggaggaggaagaggatggagaGGAGCTTTTCGGAGATGGCATGGAAAG GGACTACCGTGCCAGGCCGGAGCTGGACTTCTACGAGCCCGAGGGGCTGGCCCCGGACGACGAGGACGTGGAGGAGCTGACCGCCAGTCAGCGCGAGGCGGCCGAGCGGGTCATGCGGCAGCGCGACCGGGAGGCGGGCCGGGGGCTGGGCCGCATGCGCCCCGGGCTCCTGTATG ACAGCGACGAGGAGGATGAGGAGCGGCCCAGTCGCAAGCGGCGCCAGGTGGAGCGGGCCACGGAGGATGGCGACGAGGATGAGGAGATGATCGAGAGCATCGAGAACCTGGAGGACCTGAAGGGCCACTCCGTGCGCGAGTGGGTGAGCTTGGCGGGCCCGCGCCTGGAGATCCACCACCGGTTTAAGAACTTCCTGCGCACCCATGTGGACGGCCACGGCCACAACGTCTTCAAGGAGCGCATCAGCGACATGTGCAAAG AGAACCGCGAGAGCCTGGTGGTGAACTACGAGGACctggctgccagggaacacgtccTGGCCTACTTCTTGCCTGAGGCGCCAGCAGAGCTGCTGCAAATCTTCGACGAGGCCGCGCTGGAGGTGGTGCTGGCCATGTACCCCAAGTACGACCGCATCGCCAGCCACATCCATGTGCGCATCTCCCACCTGCCTCTGGTGGAGGAGCTGCGCTCGCTGAG GCAGCTGCATCTGAACCAGCTGATCCGCACCAGCGGGGTGGTGACCAGCTGCACGGGCGTCCTGCCCCAGCTCAGCATGGTCAAGTACAGCTGCAGCAAGTGCAGCTTCGTGCTGGGGCCGTTCTGCCAGTCCCAGAGCCAGGAGGTGAAGCCGGGCTCCTGCCCCGAGTGCCAGTCCACTGGCCCCTTTGAGGTCAACATGGAAGAG ACCATTTACCAGAACTACCAGCGCATCCGAATTCAGGAGAGTCCTGGCAAAGTGGCGGCCGGCCGGCTGCCCCGCTCCAAGGACGCCATCCTCCTCGCCGATCTGGTGGACAGCTGCAAGCCAGGAGACGAGATA GAGCTGACTGGCATCTACCACAACAACTACGACGGGGCTCTCAATACCGCCAACGGCTTCCCTGTCTTTGCCACTGTCATTCTAGCCAACCACGTGGCCAAGAAGGACAACAAGGTTGCCGTGGGGGAGCTGACCGATGAGGACGTGAAGATGATCACCAGCCTCTCCAAGGACCAGCAGATCGGGGAGAAG ATCTTTGCCAGCATCGCCCCGTCCATCTACGGCCACGAAGACATCAAGAGAGGGCTGGCACTGGCTCTGTTCGGAGGGGAGCCCAAGAACCCAG GTGGCAAGCACAAGGTGCGTGGCGACATCAACGTGCTCCTGTGCGGGGACCCCGGCACGGCCAAGTCTCAGTTCCTCAAGTACATCGAGAAAGTGTCCAGCAGAGCCATCTTCACCACCGGCCAGGGCGCCTCAGCTGTGGGCCTCACGGCCTATGTCCAGCGGCACCCGGTCAGCAGGGAGTGGACCCTGGAAGCCGGGGCCCTGGTGCTGGCCGACCGAGGGGTGTGTCTCATCGATGAATTTGACAAG ATGAACGACCAGGACAGAACTAGCATCCACGAGGCCATGGAGCAGCAGAGCATCTCCATCTCGAAGGCCGGCATCGTCACCTCCCTGCAGGCTCGCTGCACCGTCATTGCCGCCGCCAACCCCATAG GAGGCCGCTACGACCCCTCGCTCACCTTCTCAGAAAACGTGGATCTCACAGAGCCCATCGTTTCTCGCTTCGACATCCTGTGTGTGGTGAGGGACACGGTGGACCCAGTCCAG GATGAGATGCTGGCCCGGTTTGTGGTCGGCAGCCACGTCCGACACCACCCCAGCAACAAGGAGGACGGGCAGGGCAGTGCCCCAGAGCCCGCCATGCCCAACACGTACGGCGTGGAGCCCCTGCCGCAGGAGGTCCTGAAGAAGTACATCACCTACGCCAAGGAGAAGGTCCGCCCCAAGCTCAACCAGATGGACCAGGACAAGGTGGCCAAGATGTACAGCGACCTGAGGAAGGAGTCCATG GCGACGGGCAGCATCCCCATCACCGTGCGGCACATCGAGTCCATGATCCGCATGGCGGAGGCGCACGCGCGCATGCACCTGCGGGACTACGTGCTGGAGGACGACGTTAACATGGCCATCCGCGTGATGCTGGAGAGCTTCATCGACACGCAGAAGTTCAGCGTCATGCGCAGCATGCGGAAG ACGTTCGCCCGCTACCTGTCGTTCCGCCGAGACAACAACGAGCTGCTGCTCTTCATCCTGAAGCAGCTGGTGGCAGAGCAGGTGACGTATCAACGCAACCGCTTCGGGGCCCAGCAGGACACCATTGAGGTGCCGGAGAAGGACCTGGTGGACAAG GCTCGTCAGATCAACGTGCACAACCTGTCCGCCTTCTACGACAGCGAGCTGTTCAGGATGAACAGGTTCAGCCACGACCTGAAGCGGAAGGTGATCCTTCAGCAGTTCTGA